From Ailuropoda melanoleuca isolate Jingjing chromosome 17, ASM200744v2, whole genome shotgun sequence, the proteins below share one genomic window:
- the LOC117797008 gene encoding proprotein convertase subtilisin/kexin type 5-like, which yields MGEKMLRGVRSLGGKGEPNELKHIKKFEHHCYKTCPEKTYSEESECKACETNCGSCDQHQCYWCEEGFFLLGGSCVRSCGPGYFGDPELGQCERCHPACETCTGFGHHQCSSCQQGLQLQQGTCAGPAQTQEEGKFWNGGSCVRSCGPGYFGDPELGQCERCHLACETCTGFGHHQCSSCQQGLQLQQGTCAGPAQTQEEGKFWNDILRGHQPCHPSCKTCNESATLCTSCPKGTYLLAQACVSSCPEGTWASARSGSCENCTEGCDSCSGADLCRKCRTWPDFPLLLHEGRCYSECPMGSYAEDGTCKHCSSPCSTCEGNATNCHSCQGSLILHQGACWEACPERHVAMDGVCKHCPEMCQDCIHEKTCKECMPKSFLYEDMCHPSCPRGFYADIRQCVPCHEDCLECSGPSADDCDLCAEPSLVLYDGRCLDECPVGTYYEKETKDCRGKDLRVYSQAFQGACHNDGFLLRQSRCWGLQGLGPQAVIPSVSLLLKKADF from the exons ATGGGTGAGAAGATGCTGAGAGGTGTCAGGAGcttgggagggaaaggggagcccAATGAGCTGAAGCATATCAAAAA GTTTGAACACCACTGTTACAAGACCTGTCCCGAGAAGACCTACAGCGAAGAATCGGAATGCAAAGCGTGTGAGACCAACTGTGGCAGCTGTGACCAGCATCAGTGCTACTGGTGTGAAGAGGGCTTCTTTCTCCTGG GCGGCTCATGTGTGAGGAGCTGTGGCCCTGGCTACTTCGGGGACCCAGAGCTGGGACAATGTGAGCGCTGCCACCCGGCCTGTGAGACCTGCACTGGCTTCGGCCACCATCAGTGTAGCAGCTGCCAGCAAGGGCTGCAACTGCAGCAGGGGACGTGTGCGGGGCCTGCCCAGACCCAGGAGGAAGGCAAATTCTGGAATG GCGGCTCATGTGTGAGGAGCTGTGGCCCTGGCTACTTCGGGGACCCAGAGCTGGGACAATGTGAGCGCTGCCACCTGGCCTGTGAGACCTGCACTGGCTTCGGCCACCATCAGTGTAGCAGCTGCCAGCAAGGGCTGCAACTGCAGCAGGGGACGTGTGCGGGGCCTGCCCAGACCCAGGAGGAAGGCAAATTCTGGAATG ACATTTTGAGAGGACACCAGCCTTGTCATCCTTCTTGTAAAACCTGCAATGAATCTGCGACCCTGTGCACTTCGTGTCCAAAAG GCACATATCTGCTGGCCCAGGCCTGTGTCTCCTCCTGTCCCGAAGGCACGTGGGCCTCGGCGAGGAGTGGCAGCTGCGAGAACTGTACCGAGGGCTGTGACTCCTGCTCTGGGGCCGATCTCTGCAGAAAGTGCCGGACTTGGCCAgacttccctctcctcctccacgAAGGCAGGTGCTACAGCGAGTGTCCCAT GGGCTCCTATGCAGAAGATGGCACGTGTAAGCACTGCAGCTCTCCTTGCAGCACTTGCGAAGGAAACGCCACCAACTGCCACTCTTGCCAAGGAAGTCTCATCCTACACCAGGGAGCATGCTGGGAAGCCTGCCCCGAGAGGCACGTGGCCATGGACGGGGTGTGCAAGCATTGCCCTGAGATGTGTCAGGACTGCATCCATGAGAAGACATGCAAAG agTGTATGCCTAAGTCCTTCCTGTACGAGGATATGTGCCATCCATCCTGTCCCCGCGGTTTCTATGCGGACATACGCCAGTGTGTCCCCTGCCACGAAGACTGTCTGGAGTGTAGTGGCCCCTCGGCAGACGACTGCGATCTCTGTGCCGAGCCATCCCTGGTTCTCTACGATGGACGGTGTTTGGACGAGTGTCCGGTGGGAACTTACTACGAGAAAGAGACTAAGGATTGCAGAGGTAAAGACTTGCGTGTGTACAGCCAAGCATTCCAGGGAGCCTGCCACAATGATGGCTTTCTGCTGAGACAAAGCAGGTGCTGGGGTTTGCAGGGGCTCGGCCCCCAAGCTGTCATCCCGTCGGTGTCCCTCCTGCTCAAGAAAGCAGATTTTTGA